Proteins from a genomic interval of Polyodon spathula isolate WHYD16114869_AA chromosome 1, ASM1765450v1, whole genome shotgun sequence:
- the LOC121313494 gene encoding 3-hydroxy-3-methylglutaryl-coenzyme A reductase-like, translating to MLTGLFRLHGLFVASHPWEVIVGTVTLTICMMSMNMFTGNDQICGWNYECPKFEEEILSSDIIILTITRCIAIVYIYFQFQNLRQLGSKYILGIAGLFTIFSSFVFSTVVIHFLDKELTGLNEALPFFLLLIDLSKACALAKFALSSNSQDEVRHNIARGMAILGPTFTLDALVECLVIGVGTMSGVRQLEIMCCFGCMSVMANYFVFMTFFPACVSLVLELSRESREGRPIWQLSQFARVLEEEEDNKPNPVTQRVKMIMSLGLVLVHAHSRWITEPSTQNSTVETSKVELGLDKTMPKRIEPEMPLWQFYLSRMVSMDIEQVITLGLALLLTIKYIFFEQTEMESTLSLKNPMSSPAAQKRIADDCCGKDSGLKHSQKSAAEVTVTKEDTAEVIKPLPVVSITKTKFVAGDDIYSDASSLPSSPVPRIQLPLDPRPTEECLSILRNPEKGAQWLSDAEVISLVNAKHIPAYKLENTMESPERGVAIRRLMLASKLPNPSSLKTLPYKDYDYSMVIGTCCENVIGYVPVPVGVAGPLILDGKQFQVPMATTEGCLVASTNRGCRAIALGGGASSRILADAMTRGPVVRLPTACQAAEVKAWLESPEGFKCIKEAFDNTSRFARLQKLLIGLAGRNLYIRFQSKTGDAMGMNMISKGTEQALSTLRKKFPELHVLAVSGNYCTDKKPAAINWIEGRGKSAVSEAVIPAQIVREVLKTSTEALVDVNINKNLVGSAMAGSIGGFNAHAANIVAAIYIACGQDPAQSVGSSNCITLMEATGPTNEDLYISCTMPSIEVGTVGGGTNLAPQQACLKMLGIQGASKENPGENARQLARVVCGTVLAGELSLMAALAAGHLVKSHMTHNRSKMNLQELPGTCTKKAA from the exons ATGCTGACAGGGCTATTCCGTTTGCACGGGCTGTTTGTAGCCTCCCATCCCTGGGAGGTTATAGTGGGGACAGTGACGCTGACCATCTGTATGATGTCAATGAACATGTTTACTGGGAATGATCAGATCTGCGGCTGGAATTATGAGTGTCCGAAGTTTGAAGAG GAGATTTTGAGTAGCGACATCATCATCTTGACAATCACTCGCTGCATAGCAATTGTATATATTTACTTCCAGTTCCAAAATTTGCGTCAGCTTGGGTCAAAATATATATTGG gtATTGCAGGTCTCTTCACAATCTTCTCCAGTTTCGTATTCAGCACTGTTGTTATCCACTTCCTAGATAAAGAACTGACCGGCCTCAA CGAAGCCttgccgttcttcctgctgctgattGATCTCTCCAAAGCATGTGCATTAGCTAAATTCGCGCTGAGCTCTAACTCGCAG GATGAAGTGAGACACAACATTGCACGTGGCATGGCCATCCTCGGACCCACCTTCACGCTCGATGCTCTGGTTGAATGCCTTGTGATTGGAGTTGGTACCATGTCCG GCGTGCGTCAGCTGGAAATCATGTGCTGCTTTGGCTGCATGTCGGTCATGGCAAATTACTTTGTCTTCATGACCTTCTTCCCTGCGTGTGTCTCCCTGGTATTGGAG CTCTCTCGGGAGAGCCGTGAAGGACGCCCCATCTGGCAGCTGAGCCAATTCGCACGTGTCCTGGAAGAGGAGGAAGACAATAAACCAAACCCAGTGACCCAGAGAGTGAAGATGATAATG TCTTTGGGACTGGTCCTTGTTCATGCTCACAGTCGCTGGATTACCGAACCTTCCACTCAGAACAGCACAGTGGAGACTTCCAAAGTTGAACTTGGACTTGATAAAACAATGCCGAAGAGAATTGAACCTGAGATGCCACTATGGCAGTTTTACCTGTCCAG AATGGTTAGCATGGACATTGAACAAGTGATCACTCTCGGACTGGCCTTGTTGCTCACTATCAAGTACATCTTCTTTGAGCAGACTGAGATGGAGTCCACACTCTCCCTGAAAAACCCCATGTCATCACCAGCTGCTCAAAAGAGAATTGCAGACGATTGCTGCGGGAAAGACAGTGGGTTGAAACACTCCCAAAAATCTGCAGCAGAGGTTACGGTTACAAAAGAGGATACAG cTGAAGTCATTAAACCTTTGCCAGTTGTTAGTATAACGAAGACCAAGTTTGTAGCCGGTGACGACATATATTCCGATGCATCATCTCTACCCTCCTCTCCAGTGCCACGGATTCAATTACCATTGGATCCCCGTCCCACTGAGGAGTGCCTGTCTATACTTAGAAACCCAGAG AAAGGTGCTCAATGGTTGAGTGATGCTGAGGTTATCTCCCTGGTCAATGCAAAGCACATTCCAGCGTACAAGCTGGAGAACACCATGGAGTCTCCTGAACGGGGTGTGGCGATTCGCAGGCTGATGCTGGCATCCAAACTCCCAAACCCATCTTCATTGAAGACCTTGCCTTACAAAGACTACGATTATTCCATG GTCATTGGAACGTGCTGTGAGAATGTGATCGGATACGTGCCGGTGCCAGTTGGAGTTGCAGGCCCTCTGATCTTGGATGGGAAACAGTTTCAGGTTCCCATGGCAACAACAGAGGGCTGTCTTGTGGCGAGCACAAACCGAGGGTGTAGAGCAATAGCA CTTGGAGGAGGAGCAAGCAGCCGAATCCTGGCTGATGCAATGACTCGAGGCCCCGTGGTGAGACTGCCCACAGCGTGCCAGGCAGCAGAAGTCAAAGCATGGCTGGAGAGTCCTGAAGGGTTCAAGTGCATTAAAGAGGCCTTCGACAACACCAGCAG GTTTGCACGCCTTCAGAAGCTTCTTATTGGTCTTGCTGGACGAAATCTGTACATCCGGTTTCAGTCCAAAACTGGAGATGCTATGGGGATGAACATGATTTCTAAG GGCACGGAGCAGGCTCTCTCCACACTGCGGAAGAAGTTCCCTGAGCTGCACGTCCTGGCAGTCAGCGGGAACTACTGCACTGACAAGAAACCTGCAGCCATCAACTGGATTGAGGGGCGAGGGAAATCCGCTGTGAGTGAAGCCGTCATTCCAGCTCAAATAGTGCGAGAG GTGTTGAAGACCTCCACAGAAGCCTTGGTTGATGTTAATATTAACAAGAACTTGGTTGGCTCTGCTATGGCCGGCAGTATAGGTGGCTTCAATGCACATGCAGCTAATATTGTAGCTGCCATCTACATCGCCTGTGGACAG GATCCTGCCCAGAGTGTTGGCAGCTCAAACTGCATCACCCTCATGGAGGCAACGGGTCCCACAAATGAGGATCTGTACATCAGCTGTACAATGCCATCTATAGAGGTGGGGACTGTTGGGGGAGGAACCAACTTGGCACCACAACAGGCCTGTTTGAAG ATGTTGGGGATTCAAGGAGCCAGCAAAGAGAATCCAGGTGAAAATGCCAGGCAGCTGGCGAGGGTTGTGTGTGGGACTGTGCTGGCAGGAGAGCTGTCTCTTATGGCAGCATTGGCAGCAGGACACCTTGTCAAAAGTCATATGACTCACAACAG atcAAAGATGAACCTGCAAGAACTCCCAGGTACCTGCACCAAGAAAGCAGCCTGA